In the Pirellulales bacterium genome, CGTGAGAGCGAAGCGATTGATGAGTTCGATCACGATCGCGTCGCCCAAGCTGCTGGCATTGCGGTCGCCTTCAAAATTGAACGGATCGTAGATATCGCCGTGCCGCGCCAGAACCTGATGCCGATGCTGCAACGCCAGAATTTCATCGCTTTCCGCGGGATCGTGGGCGAACGGTCGATCCAATCGGTTGGCCAACGCCATGTGCCGGGCCACGGTCTGACGGATGCGATCGTACGCCGGCCCGGGCAAGTGCAGCATCCAATCGTGATTGCCGACAAGATAATGAATGCGTACTGGTACGCGGCCGTCGCTGCGCAATTGCAGCCGCTCTTCGCCAGGGTCGCTGCTAGGAATGGCGATGCCGTCGGTCGCCATCGACCGCAATACCGCCAGTGACCGCTGATTGGCGGCCAACACATCGGTGACAATCTTGGCGGTTACCGCTGCGGCGGCTGGTGATTGCGGATCGTGCCACGGGCGGACGTCGCCCTTGAGCCACTGCGCCGAACGGATCAAGTCGAGCACATCGCCCAGCAACAGCAAGTCGATTTGCTCGATCGGGCGGTAAAGGCCGCCAGTGCGAAACGATGCCGCAACGGCCATTTCGCGCAACCGTTGTGCAAAGAGCTGAAAAGCGCCGGCGGGAATCGATTGTCCCACCGTGCCGTCGGTTAAGTGCAAATCGCTGATAACGACCAACATCGTTCTCGCCTCCCTGCCAGGCCGAAAATGCGTCGCGGCGCAGATCTTGAAGCGTAGCTGCTCCGCTGATGTCTCGCATCAAATGCTATCGGCCGGGCGAGGGGGACAAGATGAATCAAAAACCGCCGTACACGCGCCTTCCTCGTACCCGCAGTCTATTGCTGTGGCCGTAGCTTGCGTAACCCAGCCAACAGCGATTCGATCTGTGTGTGGCCCTCATAGGTCTGATTGACGGCAATCGCCCGAATTCCGCCGCTGCAAAATTCACAAATCGCGGCACCACCTCCCTCTGCTTTCCAATTGCCTTGCACCGACGTCGTAATGACTTTGATGATCGAATCGAAGTCGGGCGGCCCGCTGAGTTGGCGGTCATCGGTGATCAAGTCGCGCACATCATACAGTCGCGTTCCAAACACCGATTCGGCTTGTTCAATGGTCGTGATCTTCAGAACTTCATCATTGATGTAATACGTTAGCCCCTGCGCAGATAGCAACAGCCGCAGGGCAGATCGCAGCGAAATGCCTTTGAGATTGGTGGTAATCAGCAGTGTAGCCGGATCAATACCTGCGGCGCTCAGTACGTTCGATTCAAAAACGATTTGCAGGCCGTGATGGTCTTTGATGTAATCGAGAACGCCTTGCAGCGGCGTCTCGATGAAGTCAAAATCAACGGGCTCTCCAAGTACAATCGAGATCTTTTTCTCGACAATCCCCGGCAAGCCAAGCAATACAGTAGATAGCCGAGGCGCAGATTGAACCACAGGCTTCGGCTCCTGCTGCCCCAACTGCGCCGCCCCCGGCGAGGCGAGCCATCCACAAATCGCCAACAACACCACCCCCGCCAACACCCATTGTATACGTTTCATGGCCTACTCCTCTGCGAAAAAAGGAACGAACGGGAAGGGAAATCGAAAACGGACGTAGAAATCCTTGCTTCACCCATGAAAGGGCCGCGTCTGGCGCAACGATCTTCGCTCGCGGAGCGAGCGGCTTGCATGAGCGAGTTCAAAACCCGCCCCCGCCGAGTCCGCGGCCACCCAACCCGCTGCCGCCGATCCCGCCGCTGCGCTCGCGGCCGGAGTCGCGCAGAACGTCGATGTCTTTGAGGATTTTGCGGATAGCTCTTTGGACGGATGGCTTTTGTCGCACGATCAGGCGGCCGGCCGCTCCTTGGACGAACGCTTCTTCTTGCAGCCAGTGCTTTTGTCCGGTCAGCGCTTTTACCAGCAATGCCACCTCTTTCGGCGGCACGGCGGGAGCATCTTTTTCGTCGACCTTCAGGGGGTAAACTTGGAGCACAAACATCTCGGATTTCGTGGGCGCGGCGGCTTGTTTGACCAACTCTTCGGACTGCCCAGTTCGTATGTGTCGAAGGTTGTCGAGCAGTGCCCCCATCTGTTCGTGAACCTCGGTGGTTTGCGAACAAACAAGCACGGGAAATTCGGGGTCGAATCCCCACAGAGTCCCGGGGCCGCCCACATCGGACCAGGTCGGGGTGGCGGTGCTGGTGACGATCAAATCGATCAGATCTTCGGAAGACGCTGCGGGAAATTCCAGCTTCTTTTCCAGCGCCGATCGTGAGTGCAGACCGATCAAATCGGCGACCGGATAGACAGCAACCTTCAGTTTGTTGGCGGCTTGCTCCCGGGTCGTAATCTGGAGCACTTCGTCTTGGAAATGCCAGGCAAGACCTGCAGGGTGGAGAATCTGCCCAAGCGCGACGCGCGCGGTAACGTTGCGAAGCTGAAGAGAGATCGGCAGCGTTGCCGAATCGATGCCGGCATCACTCAGTACCTTGCTGTTTAAGAAGAACTCTAGCCCAGCGCGATCTCTGAGATCCATGAGGATTTCCGGCAGCGGTGTCTCTTCGTACTTGATATCCAGCTTCAGAGTGAGCAGCTTTTCGAGCTTTGGCGGCAGGCTCGATCCGCCGATGAAAACTGTTTTCGTCAACTGGCCGGACGATTGCTGCTTGCGAACACTGCGCATGGCCGCGAGCAGGTCGTCGATTTGCCCGTGGACCTGGGGCGTTTGCGAAATCGTCAACGATCCAGACCAGCCGCCGATGGTCGCGGGGCCGCCCAAGTCGCTCCAGGTGGAAGTCGCAATCGTGTTGACCATGAGATCGACCAGCCCATCGCATTTGGGGTCGGCGTTCGCCTGATTGCCGACGATGTCGGCGACGCCATAGACGCGCGTCTGCAATTCCTGTTCGGCCTGCGCTTTCGTCGTAATGGTTAGAAACTCATGCTTGGGTATCGCAGCTAGACCATGCGCGCTGAGGACGAGAGACAGGGCAGACTTCAGAGAAATATCCTTGAGATGGGCGGTGATTGGTAAGGTCGTTAGGTCGATGCCCGCATCGGCCAAGGCAGTACGATCGACGACGATATCGAGGTCGTGTCGCTGTTTGAGGTCGTCGATCACCTCGCTGAGCGGCGTTTCGTTAAGGTCGAAATCGACCAAACTGGCAATCGTGGCTTCGATCGCCGGCCGGTGCGGCGCTGCCGTGGTGCCGCTGGCGGTAGCTGGCCTAGCAGCCGAGGTTTCATCGGCGCTAGAGCAATGGGGCGTTTCGCACAGCAATAGAACAACAGTCAACAGTGCAGCCGTCGGCGCAAGTCGTGCGCATCGCATGGGCAACTCCCCTCGCAAATAGAATTTCACAGTCCGTGAAAAGTCGAATTTTTGCCGGGCGAATCGGTTCCGGGACGGCTCGCCAGCGGCGTCCAACAGCCTACACCCGCGGAAAGATGAATTGCAAGCAAAATTCTCCTTGCCGATTCAACTCAACACGCACCTGCGTATACGGTGAATTGCGAGAGGTTCTTTTCGTCCGAAACCTATTCAAGGACCGGTTATCCGATTACACTCGGCCCATGAGTTGGGAAATAATAGCTTTGTGCGCCGCGGCACTGGCCGCCGGCGCGGTGAACTCTGTTGCCGGGGGCGGGACGCTCATTACATTTCCCGTGCTGGTTGCCGCGCTGAAGATCAAATATGGCCCCGAGGCAGAGGCGGTTGCGAACGAAACCAGCACGGTCGCCCTCGTGCCTGGGGCGATCGTTGCCGCCCTTGGTTATCGGCGAGAATTAGTTCATTCCGCCCATTGGATGCGTTGGCTATTGCCCCCCAGCCTGGTTGGCGGCATCATCGGCGCGATTCTCCTCAATTCCTACCGCGACGCGTTCAGGTCGTTGGTCCCCTGGCTGATCTTTTCAGCGGCCATGTTGTTCGCTCTCCAACCGCAAATCGCGCGTTGGACGGGAATTGGCCAGTCCAACGCAAAACCCAGCCATAGTCGCATCCTGGCGATTGTCCTGTTCCAACTGCTGATCGGAATCTACGGCGGCTATTTCGGTGCCGGAATCGGCATTCTCATGTTGAGCGCGCTGGCGATGATCGGCTTGTCGGACATCCACGCCATGAATGCGCTGAAAAATGTCCTCGGCGGGGCGATCAATGGCGTGACGGCCGCGATTTTCATC is a window encoding:
- a CDS encoding sulfite exporter TauE/SafE family protein gives rise to the protein MSWEIIALCAAALAAGAVNSVAGGGTLITFPVLVAALKIKYGPEAEAVANETSTVALVPGAIVAALGYRRELVHSAHWMRWLLPPSLVGGIIGAILLNSYRDAFRSLVPWLIFSAAMLFALQPQIARWTGIGQSNAKPSHSRILAIVLFQLLIGIYGGYFGAGIGILMLSALAMIGLSDIHAMNALKNVLGGAINGVTAAIFILWGNIDWGFAVPMLVASVIGGYLGARIALKIDRTLVRRTVVLIGFGLALYYFYREFME